The following are from one region of the Canis lupus familiaris isolate Mischka breed German Shepherd chromosome 30, alternate assembly UU_Cfam_GSD_1.0, whole genome shotgun sequence genome:
- the SRP14 gene encoding signal recognition particle 14 kDa protein (The RefSeq protein has 1 substitution compared to this genomic sequence) has protein sequence MVLLESEQFLTELTRLFQKCRLSGSVFITLKKYDGRTKPIPRKGSVEGFEPSDNKCLLRATDGKKKISTVVSSKEVNKFQMAYSNLLRANMDGLKKRDKKSKSKKSKPAQ, from the exons ATGGTGCTGCTGGAGAGCGAGCAG TTCCTGACGGAGCTGACCAGACTCTTCCAGAAGTGCCGCTTGTCGGGCAGCGTGTTCATCACCCTGAAGAAGT ATGATGGTCGAACTAAACCCATTCCAAGGAAAGGTTCTGTAGAGGGCTTTGAGCCCTCAGACAACAAGTGTCTGTTAAGAGCTACTGATGGGAAAAAGAAGATCAGCACCGTG gtGAGCTCCAAAGAAGTAAACAAGTTTCAGATG GCTTACTCAAACCTATTGAGAGCTAACATGGATGGACTGAAGAAGAGGGACAAAAAGAGCAAGAGTAAGAAGAGCAAAGCGGCACAGTGA